TAATTTGGCCCCAGAATATTTATTCCGGGCATAACGAAGACTTCTTCCCCTCGGTGATTTTTTGCGATAACGACCGGTCGCGCTCCCAGCTCTTCAACGGTTGGCAAGGGGAAAAAATCTTCGACTTTTATTTTCAATGTCTCCGGCGGTCTGAAATTATACCAAGCCTCATCAAGCCGTTTTTTATCCATTGCTTCTTTAAGCTTTGCAAGCGACTCAACGACAACATTGTATCCTTCCCCCGATTTGTACAATATCGCGGGACGCCCGGTCGCTCCGATTGACGGAGCATCTTCTTCGGTCATAGAAAAAACCAAATCAACGGGAATATTCAAGGTAGCCGTAAATTTTTCAACTTTTTCGCTTTCCAACCAGCCGTTAGGATTGGCAAGACGATAATCATAAGAAACTCTGACGGCCACGCCCTTAATTTCAACTGTCTCCGGATGCGATGCGTTAATTTCCGATAAAGTTTCAAGCGGACAAAAATCTTCGATGTTGATTCTCATTTGCTCATCAATGTGGGCGGCCTCCTTTTTGCTTACGCAACCACCCGCTTTTTCTTTATACCAGTCGCCGATCACGGGCAATTTGATCATGCCTCCGGATCGGACATAAAGCGAGTGAAGCAGCTCCATTGCCTCGTTATTGCGTTCAACGCATGGCAAATCCACTTTGCCTTCAACCAACGCTTTCATGAACACTTCCGCTGCTTTTTCATGATCTTTAACTATCCGCCTCTGTTCAACCAATGGCGAGCTCCGTCCCTTTAAACCGAGACGCGAGAGTTCAATCACTGAGTCTTGCTCGGGATCGTAGCTGAAAGATTTGTCATATTCCCTTAAAAGTTGCGGCGCTATTTCCGGCAGCCAGGTGGGATCAACAGGCTGACAGCTGCGGGCGTATGTTTTCGAAGTCCTCATGACATCAGCGCCAATCATCAATTCCGGTTTCATCGAAAATACGGTTGAAGAAGGATGTATATAAATTCTATCAGATCGCTGCTCAGTTCCTTGAACCACGCGCTCATAAGCGAATTTACCGGAATAGGCCATCAAATGCTGAATCAAGCCCGCGGCAATGCACTTCTGAATCTCAACGGGATCGTTGCCGTTGGCGTCATCCACCGGCACTCCCCTTTTTCTCAATACGCGCATAAGCTGAGAGCGGATTTCTCTAACCTCAAACAATTGACGAACATTAAGATAATGATCTATCGCCCAGCCTTCACTGAAACCGGCCGCTGACCATTGACGCCCAATCTCCAGCAATCTTAAAAAATCCGAACCCTCTTTCGCAAACTGGTTATGCGCCGTATCTGCCTCATGCTCTTTGCCTTTCGGCCGCGCAAAAATGGATTTATCTCCAAGCATGGCCGCAATGGTGCAAATTTTTCCTACACAATGATGTTTTTCCGCCTCCAATACCATGCGGCTTATCTCCGGCCGCAATGGCAATTCAGCCATGACCTTGCCGATCGCGGTAAGCTTTTCTTGATCATCGAGAGCACCCAACATTTTCAGAGTCTCAACGGCTTGGGAGATGGCGCTCTCGCTTGGACGATCAATGAAATCAAATCCTCTGACATCTTCAATGCCCCCGTTCTTCATGGCCAAAATCACATGATCCAAATTGGAACGCGCGATTTCCGGCGTTTGAAAATCGGGTAAATTCTGATAATCCTGCTCGGTGTAAAGCCGATAGCACACGCCCGGGGCGGTGCGCCCGGCGCGCCCTTTTCGCTGTTCACAACCCGATTTGGCGTGTTGTTTAACCGTTAGCGCTTCTATGCCGGTTACTGGATTAAATTCTTTTTGCTTGATGAGACCCGAATCAACGACGAAACGAACGCCATCAATGGTCACCGATGTTTCAGCGATATTGGTGGCGACGATAATTTTTCGTTTGGCGCTTTTTAAAAAAATTTTATCTTGATCTTCCGAGGCCATGGCTCCGTAAAGCGGCAAAACCTCGACTTCTTTGATGCCCAAAGATTCTATTTGCTTGATTGTCTGCTGTATTTCTGCTTTGCCCGGCATAAAAATCAAAACATCGCCTTCCGCGCCGCCTTGAACAATCTCTCTGACTTTTTCCGCGGCTTCTAATATGTAATCGCGGACAGTAGATTTTTCATATTTAACATCAACCGGAAACATTCTTCCGGCCACCTCTACTACCGGCGACTTCTCGAAATAATTTGAAAACTTTTCTTTTTCGATCGTCGCCGAGGTGGCCAGCACTTTAAGCTGCTTTTTACCTACCTTTACCCTTTCTCTTTGAATACGCTTTAAAAGTCCGAGCACAAAAT
The genomic region above belongs to Candidatus Bipolaricaulota bacterium and contains:
- a CDS encoding ATP-dependent RNA helicase, which translates into the protein MTENNLNPSMESRPKPSSEIPRARNLEKAALPMDERRQEVVECVRNNNNAVIIGETGSGKSTRIPVFLLDALPKAKIAITQPRRVAARSVARYVAEQRGGRIGDEIGYQVRFEDKTTEGTRANFMTEGILLRKMQSDPLLEEYDVVMVDEAHERSLNIDFVLGLLKRIQRERVKVGKKQLKVLATSATIEKEKFSNYFEKSPVVEVAGRMFPVDVKYEKSTVRDYILEAAEKVREIVQGGAEGDVLIFMPGKAEIQQTIKQIESLGIKEVEVLPLYGAMASEDQDKIFLKSAKRKIIVATNIAETSVTIDGVRFVVDSGLIKQKEFNPVTGIEALTVKQHAKSGCEQRKGRAGRTAPGVCYRLYTEQDYQNLPDFQTPEIARSNLDHVILAMKNGGIEDVRGFDFIDRPSESAISQAVETLKMLGALDDQEKLTAIGKVMAELPLRPEISRMVLEAEKHHCVGKICTIAAMLGDKSIFARPKGKEHEADTAHNQFAKEGSDFLRLLEIGRQWSAAGFSEGWAIDHYLNVRQLFEVREIRSQLMRVLRKRGVPVDDANGNDPVEIQKCIAAGLIQHLMAYSGKFAYERVVQGTEQRSDRIYIHPSSTVFSMKPELMIGADVMRTSKTYARSCQPVDPTWLPEIAPQLLREYDKSFSYDPEQDSVIELSRLGLKGRSSPLVEQRRIVKDHEKAAEVFMKALVEGKVDLPCVERNNEAMELLHSLYVRSGGMIKLPVIGDWYKEKAGGCVSKKEAAHIDEQMRINIEDFCPLETLSEINASHPETVEIKGVAVRVSYDYRLANPNGWLESEKVEKFTATLNIPVDLVFSMTEEDAPSIGATGRPAILYKSGEGYNVVVESLAKLKEAMDKKRLDEAWYNFRPPETLKIKVEDFFPLPTVEELGARPVVIAKNHRGEEVFVMPGINILGPNYDYDKREYKYEYGVRYFRTNEAAANSTERAIEQKTQDDARKQRKIDREQFLAPAKEQYAVMQDTMKELLAGYREKGFSYDERSELERQYNEARSVIESPDADPKKALQILESIRAAIAERSMEIERRLKRAPEVQKIMDGLADKIERIDYNNYARFGLSYEQYSALRNKWSEAVNALKVEDPYGRPVLLDPDKSETLFQELEAELPEEQEFTPEQEMLVDILSGRNSGYAKIIRVRGGRVAEAFSPGQTSDIAHAPDEIAIGGSGRELLVKGSRLVFVYGSGREGERWKLTDGDYLFSRDAGDVFKVEEKTGAPYGWRAISRVETFYDVETSYDNDATYRAAQSIKEEMPERKEGLAAGVFATLLGKISGKEAQTAKAVPKEERHLPKSKTEEREKMTSELRNQFGEELSNARFLWDIVNSIPDAGKKDPNASKIAKLKARIKEAKKELGAFAAELAKTDDASYARGKVADLVRRAESAGKEFARLSNKNEDWPSVLRQCAARVKEIAKEQEVEIDDPTWEKIRVKLASFSQQKNIPEDLDAELESILIDSL